The following coding sequences lie in one Musa acuminata AAA Group cultivar baxijiao chromosome BXJ3-1, Cavendish_Baxijiao_AAA, whole genome shotgun sequence genomic window:
- the LOC135629359 gene encoding BTB/POZ domain-containing protein At5g48130-like: MDSTSARASPFSSPKPAALLKKVVFTWSQETGSPASVCVRIHGKIFNLHMLPLISRSGYFKKALIESSSDVELHHSFPGGSETFEMVALFAYDSPLPLDPFNVSALRCAAEFLQMTEEQTSRNLCETSDLYLNQVVLQSWDDTLIVLQTCQTLLPMAEELLIVSRCVESLAFMACMEILDPEQRRDRPVPTLQALAGRPWDSEAVKEVAGQDLWIKDLIALPFQFFRRIIRSLRRQGMKEKYVSLVVVFYANKWVLSKKTHKFWENTAEEDGTGTAGNKVSAILRGILELLPAANSAEIVPVTFYFALLSMSLSLNLNDSIRLKLQDLVAYHLHLAQAEDFLLPDNTLQNIASSPELQTMERVVSIHVSSRNETTAANSSSTVAELWDIYLSHIAVDPMLGPDRFMKLVETVPMADRDTHDHLYKAINTFLSAHPWVSNEEKARLCSNINCQKLSQEACIQAVQDELMPLRLIIQALFVQQLHTQQAFKHCSESFRYLHCGEFSGSIPSSTCQVPKSQKLDESPHDLAVGEEAPVVSLGSLMKEDLSLKGPAHGSKAENESTRFRIQALEKKLASLKHSLQNTSKGSVETDLKTVSFRLFAMEGSAVARRNPFGHVSGCIGSLSWTAQRKYANRLLKVFRKIAMLGKGKSKVKQMASGHPNGSQSCRSKSLHEMHDC; this comes from the exons ATGGATTCCACCAGTGCTCGAGCTAGTCCATTCTCGAGTCCAAAGCCAGCAGCCTTGCTGAAGAAAGTGGTATTTACATG GAGCCAAGAGACTGGATCACCAGCATCAGTCTGTGTCCGGATTCATGGCAAGATCTTCAACCTGCACATG CTGCCCCTGATCTCAAGGAGTGGGTACTTCAAGAAGGCACTGATCGAGTCGTCGTCCGACGTCGAATTGCATCACAGCTTCCCCGGTGGTTCAGAGACCTTCGAGATGGTTGCGCTCTTCGCCTACGATTCTCCGCTTCCTCTCGACCCCTTCAACGTCTCGGCGCTCCGGTGCGCTGCCGAGTTCCTCCAGATGACGGAAGAGCAGACCTCCAGAAACCTGTGCGAGACTTCCGACTTGTACCTCAACCAAGTGGTGCTGCAGAGCTGGGATGACACTCTGATAGTTCTCCAGACCTGTCAAACGTTGCTTCCGATGGCAGAAGAGCTTCTGATCGTGAGCCGATGCGTCGAGTCCTTAGCTTTCATGGCCTGCATGGAGATTCTCGATCCGGAGCAGAGGCGAGACCGGCCCGTCCCCACTCTCCAGGCCTTGGCCGGCCGGCCTTGGGACTCCGAGGCGGTGAAGGAGGTTGCCGGGCAAGACCTGTGGATCAAGGATCTCATAGCCCTGCCATTCCAATTCTTCAGAAGAATAATCCGGTCCCTGAGAAGACAGGGGATGAAGGAGAAGTACGTGAGCCTCGTCGTCGTCTTCTACGCAAACAAATGGGTACTCTCGAAGAAGACTCACAAGTTCTGGGAGAACACAGCCGAAGAAGATGGAACTGGCACTGCTGGCaacaaggtttcagccatcttacGAGGCATCCTCGAGCTGCTTCCAGCTGCAAACAGCGCTGAGATCGTCCCTGTGACATTCTACTTCGCATTGCTCTCGATGTCGCTTTCGCTTAATCTGAATGATAGTATCAGACTGAAGCTGCAAGATCTTGTAGCATATCATTTGCACTTGGCCCAAGCGGAAGACTTTCTCCTCCCTGACAACACACTGCAGAACATAGCAAGCAGTCCCGAGCTCCAAACAATGGAGAGGGTGGTCTCGATCCACGTATCATCCAGGAACGAGACGACTGCCGCAAATAGTAGCTCAACTGTTGCAGAACTGTGGGACATATATCTCTCCCATATTGCCGTTGACCCAATGCTTGGACCTGATCGATTCATGAAACTTGTCGAGACAGTACCAATGGCTGATCGAGACACTCATGACCATCTCTACAAAGCAATCAACACCTTCTTGTCG GCACATCCTTGGGTATCCAATGAAGAGAAGGCAAGACTCTGCAGCAACATCAACTGCCAGAAGCTATCACAGGAGGCATGCATTCAAGCAGTTCAAGATGAGCTGATGCCACTGCGCCTCATAATCCAAGCACTGTTTGTCCAGCAACTGCACACACAACAAGCTTTCAAACATTGTTCGGAATCCTTCAGGTACCTTCACTGTGGGGAGTTCTCCGGGAGCATTCCGAGCTCAACGTGCCAGGTCCCAAAAAGCCAGAAGCTAGATGAAAGCCCACACGATCTCGCTGTTGGAGAGGAGGCTCCTGTTGTGTCTTTAGGCTCCTTGATGAAAGAAGATCTTTCTTTAAAGGGGCCTGCACATGGTAGTAAAGCAGAGAACGAGTCCACAAGATTTAGAATTCAGGCACTCGAAAAGAAACTGGCATCACTGAAACATAGCCTCCAGAACACATCAAAGGGTTCAGTCGAAACAGACCTGAAGACGGTAAGCTTTAGGTTGTTTGCTATGGAGGGCAGCGCCGTCGCAAGGAGGAATCCCTTTGGCCATGTTAGTGGCTGCATTGGCTCTCTGAGTTGGACTGCACAAAGGAAATATGCAAATAGATTGCTGAAGGTTTTCAGAAAAATAGCCATGTTAGGAAAAGGCAAGTCAAAAGTTAAACAAATGGCTTCCGGTCATCCAAATGGTTCACAATCTTGTAGAAGCAAATCCTTGCATGAGATGCATGATTGCTGA
- the LOC135629360 gene encoding uncharacterized protein LOC135629360 produces MESFQSLPPTINSLTAITEAVKPRPESVVVSSNNSTDEVYPKESIGFLEVFVHQARDIHNICIYHKQDVYAKLCLTSNPEVTVSTQTINGGGRNPVFNQTLRLDVRNVDCSLKCEIWMLSRVKNYLEDQLLGFALVPLSDLLLANGKLVKEFSLSSTDLFHSPAGFVQLSLSYVGASPEVMAIPAPPKSSIPDTTLLDAEHEDPIPCDFEKIEFPDLQVDNENQLMVSEYFGIQCASMETQSSDSFITVESGNCPDEEAGVRIVESFSAANSHDSSVALKHDTPVSSFSTTESPVVLPATSQSTSDPLSSVVSLSPKGKTSDVMEGEADSSGGTSNGALLKPIISINIEPEQPVVQQDIVDMYMKSMQQFTESLAKLKLPMDIDNNNAATENGNSGSTAENGSSGSDKLLPTPKGTGSRVFYGSRAFF; encoded by the coding sequence ATGGAGTCCTTCCAATCCCTTCCACCAACCATCAATTCCCTGACCGCAATCACGGAGGCAGTGAAGCCGAGGCCGGAATCTGTCGTCGTGAGCTCCAACAATTCCACTGACGAGGTTTATCCTAAAGAATCCATTGGCTTTCTTGAAGTCTTCGTTCATCAAGCCCGCGACATCCACAACATCTGCATCTACCACAAGCAAGATGTTTATGCTAAGCTTTGCCTCACCAGCAACCCCGAGGTCACAGTCTCGACTCAGACGATTAACGGCGGTGGCCGGAACCCTGTTTTCAACCAGACTCTTCGGCTGGATGTGCGAAACGTCGACTGTTCGCTGAAATGTGAGATATGGATGCTCAGCAGGGTCAAGAACTATCTCGAAGACCAGTTGCTCGGATTTGCTCTGGTGCCCCTTTCAGACCTGCTGCTAGCCAACGGCAAGCTGGTGAAGGAATTCTCGCTCTCGTCAACTGATCTCTTCCACTCTCCTGCCGGTTTCGTTCAGTTGTCGCTCTCTTATGTTGGGGCTTCGCCGGAAGTCATGGCAATTCCAGCACCTCCAAAATCATCGATCCCCGATACTACTTTGCTGGATGCAGAACATGAAGACCCAATTCCTTGTGACTTTGAGAAAATTGAGTTTCCTGACTTGCAAGTTGACAATGAGAATCAGCTGATGGTTTCCGAGTATTTTGGAATCCAATGCGCCAGCATGGAAACTCAGAGCTCAGATAGCTTTATAACCGTGGAGAGCGGCAACTGTCCTGATGAGGAAGCAGGGGTTCGCATTGTAGAGAGCTTCTCTGCTGCTAATAGTCATGATTCTTCTGTAGCTTTAAAGCATGACACTCCCGTAAGCAGTTTCTCCACCACTGAGTCACCTGTGGTGCTCCCAGCCACATCTCAATCTACCTCCGATCCATTGTCATCCGTAGTGTCTCTGAGCCCGAAAGGTAAAACTTCAGATGTTATGGAGGGTGAGGCTGATTCTTCTGGAGGGACATCAAATGGTGCACTCTTGAAGCCTATTATCAGCATAAACATTGAACCGGAGCAACCAGTTGTTCAGCAGGATATTGTCGATATGTACATGAAGAGCATGCAGCAGTTCACAGAGTCATTGGCCAAGCTGAAACTTCCTATGGATATCGACAACAATAATGCAGCTACAGAAAATGGTAACTCGGGCTCTACTGCAGAAAATGGCAGCTCAGGCTCTGACAAGTTGCTGCCAACACCGAAGGGGACTGGTTCTAGAGTTTTTTATGGAAGCAGGGCTTTCTTCTGA
- the LOC135628400 gene encoding probable serine/threonine-protein kinase WNK11 translates to MPCVKPDPADIDAEPFVEIDPTGRYGRYDDLLGAGAVKRVYRGFDQEEGIEVAWNQVRLRSFSDDRPMLDRLFAEVRLLKTLRHENIIALYNVWTDDDGSTLNFITEVCTSGNLRVYRKRHRHVSLKALKKWSRQILMGLEYLHTHDPCIIHRDLNCSNVFINGNIGQVKIGDLGLAAIVGKSHAAHSILGTPEFMAPELYEEEYTEQVDIYSFGMCVLEMVTLEIPYSECDSVAKIYRKVTAGVRPAAMAKVKDPEVRAFIERCLARPRARPSASELLTDPFFHGIDDDGSAPHPPLARPPSAATATDPRNRAPVPASPDAGSAAISRLRID, encoded by the exons ATGCCGTGCGTGAAGCCAGATCCGGCGGATATAGATGCGGAGCCATTCGTCGAGATCGATCCCACGgggcggtacgggcggtacgacgATCTCTTGGGCGCCGGCGCCGTGAAGCGGGTGTACCGAGGGTTCGACCAGGAGGAGGGGATCGAGGTGGCGTGGAACCAGGTCCGGCTGAGGAGCTTCAGCGACGACCGGCCGATGCTGGACCGGCTGTTCGCAGAGGTGCGGCTGTTGAAGACGCTGCGCCACGAGAACATCATCGCGCTCTACAACGTGTGGACGGACGACGATGGCAGCACGCTCAATTTCATCACCGAGGTCTGCACCTCCGGCAACCTCCGGGTGTACCGGAAGCGGCACCGCCACGTCTCGCTCAAGGCCCTGAAGAAGTGGTCTCGCCAGATACTGATGGGCCTCGAGTACCTCCACACCCACGATCCCTGCATCATCCACCGCGACCTCAACTGCTCCAACGTCTTCATCAATGGCAACATCGGCCAG GTAAAGATAGGGGATCTGGGGCTAGCAGCGATCGTGGGGAAGAGCCATGCAGCCCACTCGATACTGGGGACACCGGAGTTCATGGCACCGGAGCTATACGAGGAGGAGTACACAGAGCAGGTGGACATATACTCGTTCGGCATGTGCGTGCTGGAGATGGTGACGCTCGAGATCCCCTACAGCGAGTGCGACAGCGTGGCCAAGATCTACCGGAAGGTGACGGCCGGGGTGAGGCCGGCGGCCATGGCCAAGGTCAAGGACCCCGAGGTCAGGGCCTTCATCGAGCGCTGCCTCGCGAGGCCCCGGGCTCGGCCCTCCGCCTCCGAGCTCCTCACGGACCCCTTCTTTCACGGCATCGACGACGATGGCTCTGCACCCCATCCACCTCTGGCTCGGCCTCCTTCTGCGGCCACTGCCACCGATCCCCGCAACAGGGCGCCGGTTCCTGCCTCACCCGACGCCGGCAGTGCCGCAATCTCTCGCCTCCGGATTGATTGA